A portion of the Colius striatus isolate bColStr4 chromosome 1, bColStr4.1.hap1, whole genome shotgun sequence genome contains these proteins:
- the TMEM272 gene encoding transmembrane protein 272, with the protein MTAGLEKACHRCISKIASNACFIFGLLTFLALPLSMTFTGMKFLEDCPVQPLIPLYLLVGGVIGSLKVTLLLYDSTRMRQLLSKSVVIDDDDDDEYPWRQNAHKYYIHLTLSLFLFLWFILGNYWVFSVYLPNFIPPFHQPQDYCDKTLYIFAVGVLIISHTVLFLLIFCSCCIYCFSRQRLSSEED; encoded by the exons CATGCTTTATATTTGGGCTCCTCACTTTCCTTGCCTTACCACTGTCCATGACTTTTACAG GAATGAAGTTTTTGGAAGATTGCCCAGTTCAGCCACTAATTCCATTATATCTGTTGGTGGGTGGCGTGATTGGCAGCTTAAAG GTGACTCTCCTGCTGTATGACTCCACCAGAATgaggcagctgctttccaagtCTGTTGTGATTGATGATGATGACGATGACGAATATCCCTGGAGGCAGAATGCTCACAAGTACTACATCCATTTAACCCTcagcctttttctctttctctggttCATTCTTGGGAACTACTGGGTTTTTTCTGTGTATCTGCCAAATTTCATCCCACCTTTCCATCAGCCTCAGGATTACTGTGACAAAACCCTGTACATTTTTGCTGTTGGTGTTCTCATTATTAGCCACACTGTTCTCTTTCTCCTTATCTTTTGTAGCTGCTGCATATATTGTTTTTCCAGGCAAAGATTATCTTCCGAGGAAGACTAA